In a single window of the Scophthalmus maximus strain ysfricsl-2021 chromosome 18, ASM2237912v1, whole genome shotgun sequence genome:
- the LOC118290665 gene encoding pleckstrin homology domain-containing family G member 3 isoform X5, producing MTVFKQAASLMQLLPFLTPPPLLQNPVLCTHLVFRRVAQCVFMCVFVCVCVFVCSSAATQSNLWGVQVSLKLWENNFLFLFKAFKKFKKGIILELMGYQRSMWRSLAGGGGEEVAVVRCSCSEEEVKISFRSISGDPQLRRVLVRRWFGGLSVSLLLRYLAKPWDEWFAESPRLSTASISSNERAPSATPSDCSDLPASDPRPVSLISTLSSGSSRDDSLATPPSTQASDPDVDPDLSPAGCCGGGEGSRPCPDSDSKGWSLGLIHNNNNNKESRVSRASRRPQQSSMAPNPQLTYLDRVVMEIIETERMYVRDLRMIVEDYLAHIIDCSDLSIRPEQVCSLFGNIEDIYEFNSELLQALDLCDNDPVAVARCFVMKSEYFEIYTQYCTNYPNSVAALTECMRNKSLAKFFRERQALLKRSLPLGSYLLKPVQRILKYHLLLQEIAKHFDPEEEGYEVVEEAIYTMTGVAWYINDMKRKHEHAVRLQEVQSLLLNWKGPDLTTYGELVLEGTFKVHRAKNERTLFLFDRMLLITKRRGEHFVYKTNISCSTLMLIESAKDSLSFSVTHYKQPKQPHTVQAKTVEEKKLWAHHIKRIILENHHAVIPQKAKEAILEMDSIYPPRYRYSPERRRKAVAASSQSEEFQRDAGRGRRASEPNRLTLKPVATDASELLQEAEGGSVSSHDSNNQNGRLPDKDDPGGADPTSEQASTVELPQEKTSDSPVTSVSPQRSEELKPEGDLLLSATPDSDSKALSSAESSEDEEDDKEASEKEGEASSILPSSVLDKASSIAQHFTNSIKRGSAQDDTRSLSCASPRLPSRTGSILSLSMEPKDQPLRLNSVCCDPAETFGTTDLTLLSPRDDSLFDADRSIQRRRDSILSKQDQLLIGKIKNYYENAESQDATFSLQRRESLTYIPTGLVRSSVSRLNSIPKDRSVSRNPSTSTTSSAESHSAVPTDAWDHMVSSDSLDSLKSDQRSTDPEDSGEIPRSRPQNDPSEDQEFRPSSEMIKIWQAMEQEIATDEQSREAQRNPRATNSTKMPKKSSDRESEAAELSTITEESTSPSPLKSKSTGVNRTGSPQAVVLRPPVSRVTQLKAEAEGERPSGDSNHLDDADKNLSKVLNLARQYSQRIKTTKPVVRQRSQGALISKRSLSCVVEEKEGSSKPKLALMLVSQHQDFTLPLSPIDQIQSPTPIVACSSGVVSSSGVVSSSGVVSSSGVVSTSGVVSSSGVVSTSGEVSSSGEVSSSGEVSTGQTRPLSPSTPIEGFDWPDVRELRSKYSDQSSSVGRSPSIPEHMFDGGLRRHSSCSSSLFLTGGASGEGPSYKTRSRQDARRDERSKRLHRANSLDPWLSGAQTTELQNLQDQVAHSDYDGYFIAVETPLPNDPEHKIIVMEKLPEPESETNTESKQEEDDNYVQIRSPTSREKISIMAVIDRCRAYQDSDENKQREEAKAKIELARPQEIDKAAAASTGQDDESQKTKCGQKSIVKNLRERFQSLS from the exons GTGGACTGTCAGTGTCGCTGCTCCTCAGGTACTTAGCTAAACCCTGGGACGAGTGGTTCGCCG AGTCGCCCCGCCTGTCGACCGCCTCCATCAGCAGTAATGAGCGCGCTCCGTCAGCCACGCCCTCTGACTGCTCAGACCTGCCGGCGTCGGACCCTCGCCCGGTGAGCCTGATCTCCACGCTGTCCTCGGGATCCTCCAGAGACGACAGCCTTGCAACCCCGCCGTCCACCCAAGCCTCCGACCCCGACGTGGACCCGGACCTGAGCCCTGCGGGGTGCTGCGGGGGCGGGGAGGGGTCGAGGCCATGCCCAGATTCTGACAGCAAGGGGTGGAGCCTCGGCctcattcacaacaacaacaacaacaaagagtcGAGGGTGAGTCGAGCCTCCAGGCGCCCGCAGCAGAGCAGCATGGCGCCCAACCCTCAGCTGACCTACCTGGACCGCGTCGTCATGGAGATCATCGAGACGGAGAGGATGTACGTCAGAGACTTGCGGATGATCGTGGAG GATTACCTGGCCCATATCATCGACTGCTCTGATTTGTCCATTCGTCCAGAGcaggtctgctctctgttcGGAAACATCGAGGACATCTACGAGTTCAACAG CGAGCTGCTTCAGGCTCTCGACCTCTGTGACAACGACCCCGTGGCCGTCGCCCGCTGCTTCGTCATGAAG AGCGAGTACTTTGAGATCTACACACAGTACTGCACCAACTACCCCAA TTCGGTTGCAGCGCTCACCGAGTGCATGAGGAACAAATCTCTGGCCAAGTTTTTCCGGGAGCGTCAGGCACTGTTGAAGCGATCGCTGCCTCTGGGTTCGTACTTGCTCAAGCCCGTTCAGAGGATCCTCAAATaccacctgctgctccag gaGATAGCGAAGCACTTTGACCCTGAGGAGGAAGGATacgaggtggtggaggaggcgaTCTACACCATGACGGGCGTCGCCTGGTACATCAACGACATGAAGAGGAAACACGAACACGCCGTCAGACtgcag GAGGTCCAGTCTCTGCTGCTGAACTGGAAAGGTCCGGACCTCACCACCTACGGAGAACTGGTCCTGGAGGGAACCTTCAAAGTTCACCGAGCCAAAAACGAGAGAACGCTGTTCCTGTTTGATCGCATGCTGCTCATCACCAAGCGCCGCGGAGAACACTTCGTCTACAAGACGAACATCTCA TGCTCAACTCTGATGCTGATCGAAAGCGCCAAAGATTCGCTGAGCTTCAGCGTGACGCATTACAAACAACCCAAACAGCCCCACACGGTGCAG gcGAAgacggtggaggagaagaagctgtGGGCTCATCACATCAAACGCATCATCCTGGAGAACCACCACGCCGTCATCCCGCAGAAG GCTAAAGAGGCCATCCTGGAAATGGATTCCATAT ATCCTCCCCGGTACCGCTACAGTCCGGAGCGTCGGAGGAAAGCGGTGGCGGCGTCCTCTCAGTCTGAAGAGTTCCAGCGAGACGccggacgaggacgacgagcgTCTG aaCCGAACAGACTGACGCTTAAACCGGTCGCCACAG ATGCCTCGGAg ttgttgcaggaggcggagggaggcaGTGTCTCCTCGCACGACTCCAACAACCAAAATGGACGACTCCCTGACAAAGATGATCCGGGTGGAGCCGACCCGACGTCTGAGCAG GCCTCCACAGTTGAGCTCCCACAGGAGAAGACGTCAGACTCTCCTGTGACCTCAGTGTCtcctcagaggtcagaggaacTGAAACCTGAAGGAGATCTGCTGCTGTCCGCCACGCCTGATTCAGATTCAAAAGCCTTGAGCAGTGCGGAGTCATctgaagatgaggaggacgaCAAGGAGGCCTCAGAGAAAGAGGGCGAAGCCTCTAGCATCCTTCCATCCTCTGTTCTGGACAAAGCCAGCTCCATCGCCCAGCACTTCACGAACAGCATCAAACGAGGCAGCGCCCAGGACGACACCCGCTCCCTCAGCTGTGCTTCACCGCGGTTACCCAGCAGAACCGGCAGCATCCTCAGCCTCAGCATGGAACCCAAAGACCAACCTTTAAGACTCAACAGTGTCTGTTGTGATCCCGCAGAGACCTTCGGCACAACAGATTTGACCCTGCTGTCTCCCCGGGACGATAGCCTCTTTGACGCTGACAGAAGCATTCAACGGAGGCGGGACTCCATCCTGTCCAAGCAGGACCAGCTGCTCATTGGCAAAATCAAGAATTACTATGAGAACGCGGAGAGCCAGGATGCCACCTTCAGCCTCCAGCGCAGAGAGAGCCTGACATACATCCCGACCGGGCTGGTCAGGAGCTCGGTCAGCCGGCTCAACAGCATTCCAAAAGACAGATCTGTCTCAAGAAATCCCTCCACCTCGACCACATCCTCTGCAGAGTCACACTCAGCTGTACCCACGGACGCCTGGGATCACATGGTCTCCAGTGACTCTTTGGACTCTTTGAAGTCTGATCAGAGAAGCACAGATCCAGAAGATTCAGGAGAAATCCCCAGGTCCAGACCTCAGAATGATCCATCTGAGGATCAAGAGTTCAGACCTTCATCTGAAATGATCAAGATCTGGCAGGCGATGGAGCAAGAGATCGCCACTGACGAACAATCCAGAGAAGCCCAGAGAAATCCTCGAGCTACCAACTCGACAAAGATGCCAAAGAAGAGCAGTGACCGAGAGAGTGAAGCGGCTGAACTCAGCACCATCACAGAGGAGTCCACGAGTCCTTCACCCCTCAAGTCCAAATCCACAGGCGTGAATCGTACAGGAAGTCCTCAGGCCGTCGTCCTCAGGCCTCCAGTTTCTCGGGTCACCCAGCTGAAGGCGGAGGCCGAGGGAGAAAGGCCCAGCGGCGATTCAAACCACTTGGACGACGCAGACAAAAATCTGAGTAAAGTCCTGAATCTGGCTCGTCAGTACAGCCAGCGAATAAAAACGACCAAACCAGTGGTCCGACAGCGGAGCCAGGGCGCCCTGATCAGCAAGAGGAGCTTATCCTGtgtggtggaggagaaggagggttCAA GTAAACCCAAACTGGCACTGATGCTGGTTTCTCAGCATCAGGATTTCACTCTACCGCTGAGCCCCATAGACCAGATCCAATCTCCGACCCCCATTGTCGCCTGCAGTTCAGGTGTGGTCTCCAGCTCAGGTGTGGTCTCCAGCTCAGGTGTGGTCTCCAGCTCAGGTGTGGTCTCCACCTCAGGTGTGGTCTCCAGCTCAGGTGTGGTCTCCACCTCAGGTGAGGTCTCCAGCTCAGGTGAGGTCTCCAGCTCAGGTGAGGTCTCCACGGGTCAGACTCGTCCCCTCAGTCCTTCTACTCCCATCGAGGGCTTTGACTGGCCCGATGTCCGAGAGCTCCGCTCAAAATACTCCGACCAGAGTAGTTCTGTCGGCCGGAGTCCCTCCATCCCGGAGCACATGTTTGATGGGGGGCTGAGGAGGcactccagctgctcctccagcctctTCCTCACTGGAGGAGCTTCTGGCGAAGGTCCTTCATACAAGACTCGCAGCCGCCAGGACGCCAGGCGAGACGAGCGCAGCAAACGGCTTCACCGAGCCAATTCACTTGACCCTTGGCTGAGCGGAGCACAAACAACTGAGCTGCAGAACCTCCAGGACCAGGTTGCCCACAGCGACTATGACGGTTACTTCATCGCAGTGGAGACACCGTTACCTAACGACCCAGAACACAAGATCATTGTCATGGAGAAACTTCCAGAGCCTGaatctgaaacaaacacagaatccaaacaagaagaagatgacaaCTACGTTCAGATCCGTTCACCAACCAGCCGAGAGAAGATCTCCATCATGGCCGTCATCGACCGCTGCCGGGCCTATCAGGattctgatgaaaacaaacagagagaggaagcaaaaGCTAAGATTGAGTTGGCGAGGCCTCAAGAGATCGacaaggcggcggcggcttccACTGGTCAGGATGACGAGTcccagaaaacaaagtgtggtCAGAAGAGCATCGTGAAGAACCTGAGAGAACGGTTCCAGAGCCTGAGCTGA
- the LOC118290665 gene encoding pleckstrin homology domain-containing family G member 3 isoform X4, with amino-acid sequence MPEESNVNVSLSEESPRLSTASISSNERAPSATPSDCSDLPASDPRPVSLISTLSSGSSRDDSLATPPSTQASDPDVDPDLSPAGCCGGGEGSRPCPDSDSKGWSLGLIHNNNNNKESRVSRASRRPQQSSMAPNPQLTYLDRVVMEIIETERMYVRDLRMIVEDYLAHIIDCSDLSIRPEQVCSLFGNIEDIYEFNSELLQALDLCDNDPVAVARCFVMKSEYFEIYTQYCTNYPNSVAALTECMRNKSLAKFFRERQALLKRSLPLGSYLLKPVQRILKYHLLLQEIAKHFDPEEEGYEVVEEAIYTMTGVAWYINDMKRKHEHAVRLQEVQSLLLNWKGPDLTTYGELVLEGTFKVHRAKNERTLFLFDRMLLITKRRGEHFVYKTNISCSTLMLIESAKDSLSFSVTHYKQPKQPHTVQAKTVEEKKLWAHHIKRIILENHHAVIPQKAKEAILEMDSIYPPRYRYSPERRRKAVAASSQSEEFQRDAGRGRRASEPNRLTLKPVATDASEFTHNQNQKESVWRRWPEASDVLHPTDCLDESEVDGPEEEEEEEEEEEEEERLDRILLEDDQVDDFSSSVLAAISCWPCGPPPPLVTTVTLLQEAEGGSVSSHDSNNQNGRLPDKDDPGGADPTSEQASTVELPQEKTSDSPVTSVSPQRSEELKPEGDLLLSATPDSDSKALSSAESSEDEEDDKEASEKEGEASSILPSSVLDKASSIAQHFTNSIKRGSAQDDTRSLSCASPRLPSRTGSILSLSMEPKDQPLRLNSVCCDPAETFGTTDLTLLSPRDDSLFDADRSIQRRRDSILSKQDQLLIGKIKNYYENAESQDATFSLQRRESLTYIPTGLVRSSVSRLNSIPKDRSVSRNPSTSTTSSAESHSAVPTDAWDHMVSSDSLDSLKSDQRSTDPEDSGEIPRSRPQNDPSEDQEFRPSSEMIKIWQAMEQEIATDEQSREAQRNPRATNSTKMPKKSSDRESEAAELSTITEESTSPSPLKSKSTGVNRTGSPQAVVLRPPVSRVTQLKAEAEGERPSGDSNHLDDADKNLSKVLNLARQYSQRIKTTKPVVRQRSQGALISKRSLSCVVEEKEGSSKPKLALMLVSQHQDFTLPLSPIDQIQSPTPIVACSSGVVSSSGVVSSSGVVSSSGVVSTSGVVSSSGVVSTSGEVSSSGEVSSSGEVSTGQTRPLSPSTPIEGFDWPDVRELRSKYSDQSSSVGRSPSIPEHMFDGGLRRHSSCSSSLFLTGGASGEGPSYKTRSRQDARRDERSKRLHRANSLDPWLSGAQTTELQNLQDQVAHSDYDGYFIAVETPLPNDPEHKIIVMEKLPEPESETNTESKQEEDDNYVQIRSPTSREKISIMAVIDRCRAYQDSDENKQREEAKAKIELARPQEIDKAAAASTGQDDESQKTKCGQKSIVKNLRERFQSLS; translated from the exons AGTCGCCCCGCCTGTCGACCGCCTCCATCAGCAGTAATGAGCGCGCTCCGTCAGCCACGCCCTCTGACTGCTCAGACCTGCCGGCGTCGGACCCTCGCCCGGTGAGCCTGATCTCCACGCTGTCCTCGGGATCCTCCAGAGACGACAGCCTTGCAACCCCGCCGTCCACCCAAGCCTCCGACCCCGACGTGGACCCGGACCTGAGCCCTGCGGGGTGCTGCGGGGGCGGGGAGGGGTCGAGGCCATGCCCAGATTCTGACAGCAAGGGGTGGAGCCTCGGCctcattcacaacaacaacaacaacaaagagtcGAGGGTGAGTCGAGCCTCCAGGCGCCCGCAGCAGAGCAGCATGGCGCCCAACCCTCAGCTGACCTACCTGGACCGCGTCGTCATGGAGATCATCGAGACGGAGAGGATGTACGTCAGAGACTTGCGGATGATCGTGGAG GATTACCTGGCCCATATCATCGACTGCTCTGATTTGTCCATTCGTCCAGAGcaggtctgctctctgttcGGAAACATCGAGGACATCTACGAGTTCAACAG CGAGCTGCTTCAGGCTCTCGACCTCTGTGACAACGACCCCGTGGCCGTCGCCCGCTGCTTCGTCATGAAG AGCGAGTACTTTGAGATCTACACACAGTACTGCACCAACTACCCCAA TTCGGTTGCAGCGCTCACCGAGTGCATGAGGAACAAATCTCTGGCCAAGTTTTTCCGGGAGCGTCAGGCACTGTTGAAGCGATCGCTGCCTCTGGGTTCGTACTTGCTCAAGCCCGTTCAGAGGATCCTCAAATaccacctgctgctccag gaGATAGCGAAGCACTTTGACCCTGAGGAGGAAGGATacgaggtggtggaggaggcgaTCTACACCATGACGGGCGTCGCCTGGTACATCAACGACATGAAGAGGAAACACGAACACGCCGTCAGACtgcag GAGGTCCAGTCTCTGCTGCTGAACTGGAAAGGTCCGGACCTCACCACCTACGGAGAACTGGTCCTGGAGGGAACCTTCAAAGTTCACCGAGCCAAAAACGAGAGAACGCTGTTCCTGTTTGATCGCATGCTGCTCATCACCAAGCGCCGCGGAGAACACTTCGTCTACAAGACGAACATCTCA TGCTCAACTCTGATGCTGATCGAAAGCGCCAAAGATTCGCTGAGCTTCAGCGTGACGCATTACAAACAACCCAAACAGCCCCACACGGTGCAG gcGAAgacggtggaggagaagaagctgtGGGCTCATCACATCAAACGCATCATCCTGGAGAACCACCACGCCGTCATCCCGCAGAAG GCTAAAGAGGCCATCCTGGAAATGGATTCCATAT ATCCTCCCCGGTACCGCTACAGTCCGGAGCGTCGGAGGAAAGCGGTGGCGGCGTCCTCTCAGTCTGAAGAGTTCCAGCGAGACGccggacgaggacgacgagcgTCTG aaCCGAACAGACTGACGCTTAAACCGGTCGCCACAG ATGCCTCGGAg TTCACACATAATCAGAATCAGAAGGAGTCAGTGTGGCGTCGTTGGCCCGAGGCGTCTGATGTCCTGCACCCCACAGACTGCCTGGACGAGTCCGAGGTGGAtgggccggaggaggaggaggaggaggaggaggaggaggaggaggaggagaggttggACAGGATCCTGCTGGAGGACGACCAGGTGGACGACTTTTCCAGTTCCGTGCTGGCCGCCATCTCCTGCTGGCCCTGCGGGCCACCGCCCCCTCTTGTCACCACGGTGACG ttgttgcaggaggcggagggaggcaGTGTCTCCTCGCACGACTCCAACAACCAAAATGGACGACTCCCTGACAAAGATGATCCGGGTGGAGCCGACCCGACGTCTGAGCAG GCCTCCACAGTTGAGCTCCCACAGGAGAAGACGTCAGACTCTCCTGTGACCTCAGTGTCtcctcagaggtcagaggaacTGAAACCTGAAGGAGATCTGCTGCTGTCCGCCACGCCTGATTCAGATTCAAAAGCCTTGAGCAGTGCGGAGTCATctgaagatgaggaggacgaCAAGGAGGCCTCAGAGAAAGAGGGCGAAGCCTCTAGCATCCTTCCATCCTCTGTTCTGGACAAAGCCAGCTCCATCGCCCAGCACTTCACGAACAGCATCAAACGAGGCAGCGCCCAGGACGACACCCGCTCCCTCAGCTGTGCTTCACCGCGGTTACCCAGCAGAACCGGCAGCATCCTCAGCCTCAGCATGGAACCCAAAGACCAACCTTTAAGACTCAACAGTGTCTGTTGTGATCCCGCAGAGACCTTCGGCACAACAGATTTGACCCTGCTGTCTCCCCGGGACGATAGCCTCTTTGACGCTGACAGAAGCATTCAACGGAGGCGGGACTCCATCCTGTCCAAGCAGGACCAGCTGCTCATTGGCAAAATCAAGAATTACTATGAGAACGCGGAGAGCCAGGATGCCACCTTCAGCCTCCAGCGCAGAGAGAGCCTGACATACATCCCGACCGGGCTGGTCAGGAGCTCGGTCAGCCGGCTCAACAGCATTCCAAAAGACAGATCTGTCTCAAGAAATCCCTCCACCTCGACCACATCCTCTGCAGAGTCACACTCAGCTGTACCCACGGACGCCTGGGATCACATGGTCTCCAGTGACTCTTTGGACTCTTTGAAGTCTGATCAGAGAAGCACAGATCCAGAAGATTCAGGAGAAATCCCCAGGTCCAGACCTCAGAATGATCCATCTGAGGATCAAGAGTTCAGACCTTCATCTGAAATGATCAAGATCTGGCAGGCGATGGAGCAAGAGATCGCCACTGACGAACAATCCAGAGAAGCCCAGAGAAATCCTCGAGCTACCAACTCGACAAAGATGCCAAAGAAGAGCAGTGACCGAGAGAGTGAAGCGGCTGAACTCAGCACCATCACAGAGGAGTCCACGAGTCCTTCACCCCTCAAGTCCAAATCCACAGGCGTGAATCGTACAGGAAGTCCTCAGGCCGTCGTCCTCAGGCCTCCAGTTTCTCGGGTCACCCAGCTGAAGGCGGAGGCCGAGGGAGAAAGGCCCAGCGGCGATTCAAACCACTTGGACGACGCAGACAAAAATCTGAGTAAAGTCCTGAATCTGGCTCGTCAGTACAGCCAGCGAATAAAAACGACCAAACCAGTGGTCCGACAGCGGAGCCAGGGCGCCCTGATCAGCAAGAGGAGCTTATCCTGtgtggtggaggagaaggagggttCAA GTAAACCCAAACTGGCACTGATGCTGGTTTCTCAGCATCAGGATTTCACTCTACCGCTGAGCCCCATAGACCAGATCCAATCTCCGACCCCCATTGTCGCCTGCAGTTCAGGTGTGGTCTCCAGCTCAGGTGTGGTCTCCAGCTCAGGTGTGGTCTCCAGCTCAGGTGTGGTCTCCACCTCAGGTGTGGTCTCCAGCTCAGGTGTGGTCTCCACCTCAGGTGAGGTCTCCAGCTCAGGTGAGGTCTCCAGCTCAGGTGAGGTCTCCACGGGTCAGACTCGTCCCCTCAGTCCTTCTACTCCCATCGAGGGCTTTGACTGGCCCGATGTCCGAGAGCTCCGCTCAAAATACTCCGACCAGAGTAGTTCTGTCGGCCGGAGTCCCTCCATCCCGGAGCACATGTTTGATGGGGGGCTGAGGAGGcactccagctgctcctccagcctctTCCTCACTGGAGGAGCTTCTGGCGAAGGTCCTTCATACAAGACTCGCAGCCGCCAGGACGCCAGGCGAGACGAGCGCAGCAAACGGCTTCACCGAGCCAATTCACTTGACCCTTGGCTGAGCGGAGCACAAACAACTGAGCTGCAGAACCTCCAGGACCAGGTTGCCCACAGCGACTATGACGGTTACTTCATCGCAGTGGAGACACCGTTACCTAACGACCCAGAACACAAGATCATTGTCATGGAGAAACTTCCAGAGCCTGaatctgaaacaaacacagaatccaaacaagaagaagatgacaaCTACGTTCAGATCCGTTCACCAACCAGCCGAGAGAAGATCTCCATCATGGCCGTCATCGACCGCTGCCGGGCCTATCAGGattctgatgaaaacaaacagagagaggaagcaaaaGCTAAGATTGAGTTGGCGAGGCCTCAAGAGATCGacaaggcggcggcggcttccACTGGTCAGGATGACGAGTcccagaaaacaaagtgtggtCAGAAGAGCATCGTGAAGAACCTGAGAGAACGGTTCCAGAGCCTGAGCTGA